TTTTAACTGTTTCTGGTACTGAAAACGCAATTGCCCCATTTCCGTGTTCAGTCGTTCTTTTTCAGTAGAAATTTTTTTTAATAACTTCTCCCGATAGTCTTCGGTTAGGACGTGGCGAACGAGTACTGTTTTTTCAATTCTCACGGCTTCACCTCTTTTTCCTGGTGGTAAGTGCCCGATTTCCCGGAAGTCAGACATCGGGAACCGGAAATCGGAAGACCTTGAAAAAAGCCTTTTCCGACTTCTGGCCTCTGAAATAACGGGCGACTAACACCCCGATTTGTTCCGACGCACAGGATGTGCTAGTGTCGGCGTTGTCACAGGACGTGACGGTTTTAGCCGACTTCCTTCCTCAGAGGAAAAGCCCCTCTGATGGAAGTTTCACTTCACATGATCAAAAAGGGAAGGCAAAGCCTCCCCCATTCGTTAATCAGCAATATTAAGCCGGACTTTACCCTGATTTCTGTTTGCAGCCATCAACACATTCCGAATCGCGTTCGCGACTCTTCCGTTTTTGCCAATGACTTTCCCGATGTCTTCCTCGTGGACGGATAGGGTAAACACGGTGACGCCATCGACGTCTTCTTCCTGAACATTGACCTCATCCGGATAATCCACCAATGAACGGGCAATCGTTACGACAAGTTCTTTCAACATAAAATAAACCTACTTACCGTTTTTTGTTTGATGAAGTTTTTCCATCAGTCCACGTGTCGTAAAGAGATTGCGAACGGTGTCCGATGGTTTCGCG
The Salicibibacter kimchii DNA segment above includes these coding regions:
- a CDS encoding KH domain-containing protein, whose amino-acid sequence is MLKELVVTIARSLVDYPDEVNVQEEDVDGVTVFTLSVHEEDIGKVIGKNGRVANAIRNVLMAANRNQGKVRLNIAD